From Ficedula albicollis isolate OC2 chromosome 5, FicAlb1.5, whole genome shotgun sequence, one genomic window encodes:
- the SIVA1 gene encoding apoptosis regulatory protein Siva — PRKLRRRPADRVPPVGASRACSSCVRTADVKDACAQCGRLVCQSCSRLCSCCNTVTCSLCSTVDCGDVGEQVLCNGCSVFQV; from the exons ccccggaaacTGCGGCGCCGGCCCGCGGACAGGG TTCCACCGGTGGGAGCGTCCAGAGCCTGCTCGTCGTGTGTGAGAACGGCCGATGTGAAGGACGCGTGTGCGCAGTGTGGTCGGCTCgtctgccagagctgcagcaggctctgcagctgctgtaacACGGTTACCTGCTCTTTGTGCTCCACTGTTGA TTGTGGTGATGTGGGAGAACAAGTTCTCTGCAATGGTTGTTCAGTATTTCAAGTCTGA